In Vibrio celticus, one genomic interval encodes:
- a CDS encoding polysaccharide lyase family 7 protein, with protein MKQITLKTLLASSILLAVGCASTSTPTVDFPNNKETGEALLTPVAVAASSHDGNGPDRLIDQDLTTRWSSAGDGEWATLDYGSVQEFDAVQASFSKGNERQSKFDIQVSVDGENWTTVLENQLSSGKAIGLERFQFEPAVQARYVRYVGHGNTKNGWNSVTGLAAVNCNINACPASHIITSDVVAAEAAMIAEMKAVEKARKDARKDLRSGNFGVAAVYPCETSVECDTRSALPVPTGLPATPVAGNAPSENFDMTHWYLSQPFDHDKNGKPDDVSEWNLANGYQHPEIFYTADDGGLVFKSYVKGVRTSKNTKYARTELREMMRRGDQSISTKGVNKNNWVFSSAPESDLEAAAGIDGVLEATLKIDHATTTGNANEVGRFIIGQIHDQNDEPIRLYYRKLPNQATGAVYFAHESQDATKEDFYPLVGDMTAEVGDDGIALGEVFSYRIDVKGNTMTVTLMREGKDDVVQVVDMSNSGYDAGGKYMYFKAGVYNQNISGDLDDYSQATFYQLDVSHDQYKK; from the coding sequence ATGAAACAAATTACTCTAAAAACCTTACTCGCTTCTTCTATTTTACTTGCAGTTGGTTGTGCGAGCACGAGCACACCGACTGTTGATTTCCCAAATAACAAAGAAACTGGTGAAGCGCTTCTGACGCCAGTTGCTGTTGCCGCTAGTAGCCATGATGGTAACGGACCTGATCGTCTCATTGACCAAGACCTAACAACACGTTGGTCATCTGCGGGTGACGGTGAGTGGGCAACACTAGACTATGGTTCAGTACAAGAATTTGATGCGGTTCAAGCATCTTTCAGCAAAGGTAACGAGCGCCAGTCTAAATTTGATATTCAAGTAAGTGTCGATGGCGAAAACTGGACAACCGTACTTGAAAACCAACTGAGCTCAGGTAAAGCGATCGGCCTAGAGCGTTTCCAATTCGAGCCAGCAGTGCAAGCGCGCTACGTAAGATACGTTGGTCACGGTAACACCAAAAATGGTTGGAACAGTGTGACAGGGTTAGCTGCGGTTAACTGTAACATTAACGCTTGTCCTGCTAGCCATATCATCACTTCAGACGTAGTAGCTGCAGAAGCGGCAATGATCGCTGAAATGAAAGCAGTGGAAAAAGCACGTAAAGATGCGCGCAAAGATCTTCGTTCAGGTAACTTTGGTGTAGCAGCGGTTTACCCTTGTGAGACCTCAGTTGAATGTGACACACGCAGTGCACTGCCAGTTCCGACAGGCCTGCCAGCGACACCAGTTGCAGGTAACGCGCCAAGCGAAAACTTTGACATGACGCATTGGTACCTATCTCAACCATTCGACCATGACAAAAACGGTAAGCCTGATGATGTTTCTGAGTGGAACCTTGCAAACGGTTACCAACACCCAGAGATCTTCTACACAGCTGACGATGGTGGTCTAGTCTTCAAGTCTTACGTGAAAGGTGTTCGTACCTCTAAAAATACTAAGTATGCGCGTACAGAGCTTCGCGAAATGATGCGCCGTGGTGACCAGTCTATTAGCACTAAAGGTGTTAACAAGAACAACTGGGTATTCTCAAGCGCACCTGAGTCTGACTTAGAAGCTGCTGCTGGTATTGATGGCGTTTTAGAAGCAACGTTGAAAATCGATCACGCAACAACGACAGGTAATGCGAACGAAGTAGGCCGCTTTATCATTGGTCAGATTCACGATCAAAACGATGAACCAATTCGTTTGTACTACCGTAAACTGCCAAACCAAGCAACGGGTGCGGTTTACTTCGCACACGAAAGCCAAGATGCAACTAAAGAGGACTTCTACCCTCTAGTGGGCGACATGACGGCTGAAGTGGGTGACGATGGTATCGCACTTGGCGAAGTGTTCAGCTACCGTATTGACGTTAAAGGCAACACGATGACTGTAACGTTAATGCGTGAAGGCAAAGACGACGTTGTACAAGTGGTTGATATGAGCAACAGTGGCTACGATGCAGGCGGCAAGTACATGTACTTCAAGGCCGGTGTTTACAACCAAAACATCAGCGGCGACCTAGATGATTACTCACAAGCAACTTTCTACCAACTAGACGTATCGCACGATCAATACAAAAAGTAA
- a CDS encoding polysaccharide lyase family 7 protein — translation MNKPIFVVVLASLTYGCGGSSSSDSSDPSDTNNPGMPAGVVAPYDITKYQNILSSSDLQVSDPNGGEGNKTSEVKDGNFDGYVSDYFYADEETENLIFKMTNYKMRSEVREGENFDINEAGVRRSLHAEISLPDIEHAMASSPADHDEVTVLQIHNKGTDESGTGYIPHPLLRVVWEQERDGLTGHYWAVMKNNAIDCSSAADSSDCYATSYNRYDLGEADLDSFTKFDLSVYENTLSIKVNDEVKVDEDITYWQHLLSYFKAGIYNQFENGEATAHFQALRYTTTQVNGSNDWDISDWKLTIPASKDTWYGSGGDSAAELEPGRCESSKDLLANDSDVYDSDIGLSYFNTDEGRMHFRADMGYGTSTQNSNYIRSELRELYQSSTQPDCSTSDEDTSWYLNDTRTNKTNHQLTATLRVEDYPNISNQDPKVVLGQIHGWKINQALVKLLWEGESKPVRVILNSDFERNNQDCNHCDPFSVELGTYSASEEWRYTIRANQDGIYLATRDLDGTNTISHLIPWGQDYTDKDGDTVSLTSDWTSTDIAFYFKAGIYPQFKPDSDYAGEVFDVSFSSLRAEHY, via the coding sequence GTGAATAAGCCAATCTTCGTCGTAGTACTCGCTTCGCTTACGTATGGCTGCGGTGGAAGCAGCTCCAGTGACAGCAGTGATCCTTCCGATACCAATAACCCAGGAATGCCCGCTGGTGTTGTTGCTCCCTATGATATTACCAAGTATCAAAACATTCTTTCCAGCTCAGATCTTCAGGTCTCTGATCCTAATGGAGGGGAGGGCAATAAAACCTCTGAAGTCAAAGATGGTAACTTCGATGGTTATGTCAGTGATTATTTTTATGCTGATGAAGAGACGGAAAATCTTATCTTCAAAATGACGAACTACAAGATGCGCTCTGAAGTTCGTGAGGGAGAAAACTTCGATATCAACGAAGCGGGCGTAAGGCGCAGTCTGCATGCGGAAATAAGTTTGCCTGATATTGAGCATGCCATGGCGAGTTCTCCCGCTGATCATGATGAAGTGACCGTGCTACAGATCCACAACAAAGGCACGGACGAGAGTGGTACGGGTTATATCCCTCACCCACTATTACGTGTGGTTTGGGAGCAAGAAAGAGATGGGCTCACAGGTCACTACTGGGCAGTCATGAAAAACAATGCCATTGACTGTAGCAGTGCCGCTGACTCTTCAGATTGTTACGCCACTTCATATAATCGCTACGATTTGGGAGAGGCGGATCTCGATAGTTTCACCAAGTTTGATCTTTCTGTTTATGAAAACACCCTTTCGATCAAAGTGAACGATGAAGTTAAAGTCGACGAAGACATCACCTACTGGCAGCACTTACTGAGTTACTTTAAAGCGGGTATCTATAATCAATTTGAAAATGGTGAAGCCACGGCTCACTTTCAGGCACTACGATACACCACCACACAGGTCAATGGATCAAACGATTGGGATATTAGCGATTGGAAGTTGACGATTCCTGCGAGCAAAGACACTTGGTATGGAAGTGGCGGTGACAGTGCTGCTGAACTAGAACCTGGGCGCTGTGAATCGAGCAAAGACCTTCTCGCCAATGACAGTGATGTCTACGACAGCGATATTGGTCTTTCTTATTTCAATACCGATGAAGGAAGAATGCACTTTAGAGCTGATATGGGTTATGGCACTAGTACACAAAACTCTAACTATATTCGCTCTGAGTTAAGGGAGTTGTATCAAAGCAGTACTCAACCGGACTGCAGCACCAGCGATGAAGACACAAGTTGGTATTTGAACGACACACGAACCAATAAAACCAACCATCAACTCACCGCCACCTTGCGAGTTGAAGATTACCCGAACATCAGCAATCAAGATCCAAAAGTGGTACTTGGACAAATCCATGGTTGGAAGATCAATCAAGCATTGGTGAAACTATTATGGGAAGGAGAGAGTAAGCCAGTAAGAGTGATACTGAACTCTGATTTTGAGCGCAACAACCAAGACTGTAATCATTGTGACCCGTTCAGTGTCGAGTTAGGTACTTATTCGGCAAGCGAAGAGTGGCGATATACGATTCGTGCCAATCAAGACGGTATCTACTTGGCGACTCGTGATTTAGATGGAACCAACACCATTTCTCATTTAATCCCTTGGGGACAAGATTACACAGATAAAGATGGGGACACGGTTTCGTTAACATCAGATTGGACATCGACAGACATCGCTTTCTATTTCAAAGCGGGCATCTACCCACAATTTAAGCCTGATAGCGACTATGCGGGTGAAGTGTTTGATGTGAGCTTTAGTTCTCTTAGAGCTGAACATTATTGA
- a CDS encoding methyl-accepting chemotaxis protein produces MVAIVSSSALAFTNWFTLNLATEQVNQTTYNEIDHSLTIEINQIENTVQRTIDTVNSVAQEFMKSPYQVPNEALMHYAAKLGGIDKIVVGFDDGRSYTSRPSESFPNGVGIKEKYNPTVRPWYQQAKLKSGLSFSDLFFTKSTQVPMIGVTYSYQDRVIMADIRFDDLETQLKQLDSIYEAKGIIIDEKGMVVASTVENVLPQSNISSADTQMRLNSAIEQPDQFIEGVIDGNQRILMAKKVDIGSQKEWYMISSIDPELALNQLNGVMSSARILIVACVLGSVILMVLLLNRFYRPIVSLRKIVHDLSQGNGDLTQRLVEKGNDDLGHIAKDINLFIIGLQEMVKDVKFKNSDLDTKVLSIREGCKETSDVLKVHTDETVQVVSAINGLSEASNEVEKSSQSAAEAAREAAVFSDETKQINIVTETYISDLEKQVCTTSDDIRSMANETQSIQSIVSVIGGIAEQTNLLALNASIEAARAGEHGRGFAVVADEVRALANRTQISTSEIDEALSGLQSKSDGLVKSIELTKSNCEMTRAQVVQAVNMLAKLTEQMETVSRFNNDISGSSVEQNALIQSIAKNMHKIESFVEELNKLSQDQLIESAEIKTLNGSVSDLMSSFKV; encoded by the coding sequence ATGGTAGCGATTGTCAGTTCCAGTGCTTTGGCATTTACGAACTGGTTTACGCTTAACTTGGCCACTGAACAGGTAAACCAAACGACTTATAACGAGATTGATCACTCGCTTACGATAGAAATTAATCAAATAGAAAATACCGTTCAGCGCACCATCGATACCGTTAACTCTGTTGCACAAGAGTTCATGAAATCCCCATACCAAGTGCCGAATGAAGCACTGATGCATTATGCTGCAAAGCTGGGTGGCATTGACAAGATTGTGGTGGGTTTTGACGACGGCCGTTCTTATACCTCTCGCCCTTCAGAGTCTTTTCCTAACGGTGTAGGGATAAAAGAAAAATACAATCCAACCGTTCGACCTTGGTATCAACAAGCCAAATTGAAATCAGGCTTATCTTTTAGTGATCTGTTTTTCACTAAGAGTACTCAAGTGCCTATGATCGGTGTGACCTACTCATACCAAGATCGTGTCATCATGGCCGACATACGTTTTGACGATTTGGAAACTCAGCTTAAACAGCTGGACAGTATCTACGAAGCCAAAGGCATTATTATCGACGAGAAAGGGATGGTGGTCGCTTCAACAGTCGAAAACGTACTTCCGCAAAGCAATATATCTTCTGCAGATACTCAGATGAGACTCAATAGTGCCATTGAACAGCCTGACCAATTCATTGAGGGTGTGATTGATGGCAACCAGAGAATTTTGATGGCCAAGAAAGTGGATATTGGCAGCCAGAAAGAGTGGTACATGATCTCTAGTATCGATCCTGAACTCGCGCTCAATCAGTTGAATGGCGTGATGTCGAGTGCGCGTATCCTTATCGTGGCATGTGTGCTTGGCTCGGTGATATTGATGGTTTTACTGCTGAATCGCTTCTACCGCCCAATCGTGTCACTGAGAAAAATCGTCCACGATCTATCTCAAGGTAACGGAGACCTGACTCAAAGGCTTGTTGAGAAGGGGAATGATGACTTAGGGCATATCGCCAAAGACATCAACTTGTTCATCATTGGTCTGCAAGAGATGGTTAAGGACGTCAAATTTAAGAACTCGGATCTCGATACTAAGGTACTGAGTATTCGTGAAGGTTGTAAAGAAACCAGCGATGTACTGAAAGTTCACACTGATGAAACGGTTCAAGTGGTCTCCGCAATTAACGGCTTATCTGAAGCATCAAATGAAGTTGAGAAGAGTTCTCAGTCGGCGGCAGAAGCAGCAAGAGAGGCCGCTGTGTTCAGTGATGAGACGAAACAAATTAACATAGTGACGGAAACCTATATCAGTGATCTTGAGAAGCAAGTCTGCACCACCTCTGATGATATTCGCTCAATGGCGAATGAAACGCAGAGCATCCAGTCTATCGTGTCTGTGATTGGAGGAATTGCGGAACAAACTAATTTGCTGGCATTGAATGCGTCAATTGAAGCGGCGAGAGCGGGTGAGCATGGCCGAGGTTTCGCGGTGGTTGCTGATGAAGTCCGTGCGTTAGCCAACCGAACTCAAATCAGTACTTCTGAAATTGATGAAGCGCTGTCTGGCTTGCAGTCTAAATCAGATGGTTTGGTTAAATCGATTGAGTTGACCAAAAGTAACTGTGAAATGACGCGTGCCCAAGTGGTTCAAGCGGTAAATATGTTGGCCAAGCTAACGGAACAGATGGAAACGGTAAGTCGTTTTAATAACGATATTTCGGGTTCGTCTGTTGAGCAGAACGCCCTTATTCAGAGCATTGCTAAGAACATGCATAAGATTGAAAGCTTTGTTGAGGAGCTTAATAAGCTAAGCCAAGATCAGTTGATTGAATCAGCAGAAATCAAAACACTTAACGGCAGCGTTAGTGACTTGATGAGCAGCTTTAAGGTTTAA